The Columba livia isolate bColLiv1 breed racing homer chromosome 13, bColLiv1.pat.W.v2, whole genome shotgun sequence genome has a segment encoding these proteins:
- the ST3GAL2 gene encoding CMP-N-acetylneuraminate-beta-galactosamide-alpha-2,3-sialyltransferase 2 encodes MKCSLRFCFLSTAFLLVFVMSLLFTYSHHSIAYLDPGGLGGIHRVKLVPGYAGLQRLSKGGPYSRGCACHRCPAEEAGAAEWFDGRYDGAVSPVWTKENMDLPPDVQRWWMMLQPQFKSHNTHEVLSKLFQIVPGEDPYRSRDPRRCRRCAVVGNSGNLRGSGYGPEIDGHDFVMRMNQAPTVGFEGDVGGRTTHHFMYPESAKNLPANVSFVLVPFKTLDLLWIASALSTGQIRFTYAPVKPFLRVDKEKVQIYNPAFFKYIHDRWTEHHGRYPSTGMLVLFFALHVCDEVNVFGFGADSRGNWHHYWENNRYAGEFRKTGVHDADFEAHIIDMLAKTSKIEVYRGN; translated from the exons ATGAAGTGCTCGTTGCGCTTCTGCTTCCTCTCGACCGCCTTCCTGCTCGTCTTCGTCATGTCCCTCCTCTTCACCTACTCCCACCACAGCATCGCCTACCTGGACCCTGGCGGGCTGGGTGGCATCCACCGGGTGAAGCTGGTACCCGGCTACGCTGGGCTGCAGCGGCTCAGCAAGGGGGGGCCATACTCCCGAGGCTGTGCCTGCCACCGCTGCCCGGCCGAGGAGGCTGGGGCTGCCGAATGGTTTGACGGGCGCTACGATGGTGCCGTGTCCCCGGTGTGGACCAAGGAGAACATGGACCTGCCACCTGACGTCCAGAGGTGGTGGATG ATGCTGCAGCCCCAGTTCAAGTCCCACAATACCCACGAGGTCCTGAGCAAGCTCTTCCAGATCGTGCCGGGGGAGGATCCCTACCGCTCCCGCGACccgcgccgctgccgccgctgtGCCGTGGTTGGCAACTCGGGCAACCTGCGCGGCTCCGGTTACGGGCCGGAGATCGACGGGCACGACTTTGTCATGCG GATGAACCAGGCCCCCACAGTGGGTTTTGAGGGTGACGTGGGCGGTCGGACCACACACCACTTCATGTACCCTGAGAGTGCCAAGAACCTGCCTGCCAACGTCAGCTTCGTGCTGGTGCCCTTCAAAACCCTGGACCTGCTCTGGATCGCCAGTGCCCTCTCCACCGGCCAGATCAGGTT CACATACGCACCTGTGAAGCCTTTTCTGCGGGTGGACAAAGAAAAG GTGCAGATCTATAATCCTGCCTTCTTCAAGTACATCCACGACCGCTGGACGGAGCACCACGGGCGCTACCCCTCCACTGGCATGCTGGTGCTCTTCTTCGCCCTCCATGTCTGCGATGAG GTGAACGTCTTCGGGTTCGGCGCCGACAGCCGGGGCAACTGGCACCACTACTGGGAGAACAACCGCTACGCCGGGGAGTTCAGGAAGACAGGGGTGCATGACGCTGACTTCGAGGCACACATCATCGACATGCTGGCCAAAACCAGCAAGATCGAGGTTTACCGGGGGAACTGA